In Acanthochromis polyacanthus isolate Apoly-LR-REF ecotype Palm Island chromosome 9, KAUST_Apoly_ChrSc, whole genome shotgun sequence, the DNA window GACCATTAATTGTCAGGTGCAGTTCCTCATATGGACGACATCTTGAGGAAAAGCAAACTGACActgttttattgacatttaagGTGAGCCCTGAATTTTGAAACCAAACTGACACAGCATCTAAATGACTCTGCAGCTGGGCAGTTATGGCTTCAACATTTTTACTGCTCACATAAACAACTGCATCGTCTGCATACATCTGGAAACCAGCACCAGGACAGATATTTGGTAAATCATTTATATACAGTGAGAAGAGAAGTGGACCAAGTATAGATCCCTGTGGGACTCCTGTATTTAGAGCTAAATAAGatgatttttcattatttattatcacACATTGTTGTCTTTGCTGCAAATATGATTTAAACCATTGCAATGTTATTTCATCAAAGTTTAACCTAGATAATTTCTGTAGAAGTACATTGTGATTTAACAGATCGAAGGccttttttaaatccaaaaagACTGCTCCGACTGCTTCTCTTTTGTCAATTGCTAATTTAAGTTGTTCAATAAAATAGCAATTGTCAGTTTCGGTTGAATGTCGAGGCCGGAATCCAAACTGCAGAGGATGCAGTGTGttgttacactgtaaaaagaacATTAATTGGTTTGCTACGATCTTCTCCAACACTTTAGAGAAGATCGGCAAAATGCtaattggtctatagttagaaACTTCATTTGCTTTTCCAGATTTAAATATGGGTATAACCCTTGATCGTTTCCAGTCATTTGGAAATTCTCCTTTTTTAAAGGAAAGATTAACCAAATGAGTTAGGGGTTTTACCAATATTTCTTTATTCCTCTTAAGAAGTGAAGCATTAATATTAAAAAGATCTTTAGCATGGCTATTATTAATTGTTTCTATCACTCTTAGCACCTCTGATTCAGTTACTTCTTCAAGTAAAAACCTAttactattttcattttttaattgctgATAGTCTACCCTCAAGTCATGGGAGTTAGCCAATTCCTCAACGGatgaaacaaaataattattaaatttcTGTGCTATCTGTGTACTATTATTTACAAGCTCAGCTCCAATTTTAAGTTCATACATATTCACTTGCTTTCCTTTTGGTTTGACGATATTATTTATTGTTCTCCACATCATGGATGGATTTCCTCGAGCCTGCGTGATTGTGAAGACATAAAAATTACTTTTGGCGACTCTCATGTCTTTAAGCACACGATTTCTGAGACTTTTGTATATAATCCTGTCAGTATAGAGTTTACTTTTGATTGCCTTTTTTAAGGCTTggtctctttgtttcattaattttttAATAGATTCACTAATCCAGGGTAGAATTTTCTGTTTACCATTTTTACGCTTCTTTAGAAACCTACCTACAACACTTTCTGTTTTATCCATAATTTGCCTGCAGCTACTATCCACATCGTCCCACACTAGGCTTTcccaatttattttttgtaactcATTATCTAATTTTGGGATATCCTTTTTGGGAATAATTATTGCGCTAACTTTAGATTTCTCAAATTTAGCAAAGCGTTTCTTGGATAATTTTCTTACTATAAGAGTCATGTTATGATCAGACAATCCTGTTAGGAAATTGTATGATTTTTTAATGTGCTCCtctttatttgtgaaaattaaatcaatttGTGTTTTACTTGTCTTAGCGATTCTTGTTGCTCCTTTCACTACTTGTGTAAAATCGTATTTAGtcatcacattttttaattttttctttttcttgtcgaATCAATCCATGTTGAAATCACCCATTATAATTATTTCAGATTTAAGGGGCATTGCTTTCACTAATTTTTCTAAATCTTCACAGTTGTTTATTGTGTCTCAGACCGAGTGTCAGGACTGAGATCTGTCTGCAGCTCTGCCATCCGTCCGTCTCTCCTCACCTTCTCTGTGGTTTCACAGGGAGGATGGGCCAACTGATGAAGAGGCGGAGCTTCAGATGCAATGCGGCCCCGCCCCCCTGACGCATCACCTGCTGCTCACCTGGATGCAGGAGACGGACATCCTGGACTGACACCGTCGAGGACGGTCGTCATGGTGACACTCGATCATCGATTGATCAGTGGATGACTGATGGACTCCTGGTGCATTGTGGGAGATTAAACTGGTCTCTGTGTGGACAAGTccgtttctgctgctccacatctGTCTAACATCTGTCTATTATCTGTCCAACTCTGAACACAGTCCATCATTGGTTCATTATTATAATCAGTGGATCTTTGTGTTGAACTgataaaacatagaaaataaaaCTCCATATTAAGCACTGTTACAGATTGAATGtgttttctctgattttacATTTGAACTCGTTGCTCCAGTTCCAGTGACAGCTGAGAACATCTGGACTGTCTTCACCTCCTGATGGCCTGAAGTCTGATGAACATGAACCTGGAAATAAaggtctgtttgtctgtgtttggcCTGATGATGTTATTTTAGTGTACTTAGGACTCAGAGAGGAAACACATCTGACCCCATTTCCTCTGAAGTTCTGAGCTAAAAGCTCATTAACCTGCAGCAACCAGGTCACATCTGGAGCAGATGTTGATGAACTCTGAGTGCAGAGAGTTAATGGATCATCGCTCAATAGTCCTCCGTCATCCATTGATCAgccccacataaagagctgcagcaggacGGAGGGACCACAGAGCGAGACCCGACCGAGACCCAACCGAGAACTGACCAAGAACCGGCCGAGAACCGGCCGAGAACCACCTGAGAACCACCTGAGAACCACCTGAGAACCAGCCTCCAGCGATGAGCCTTGTCCATGCCAGCAGGACTccgtctctctgctctctgggAGGAAACTGCAGCGCTGATGGTCTCCACATCAGGACGTCTCAGCCGGTCCACCTGCTTATccacccccccacacacagCTCCTACCTGCAGCCTCATCTGTTCCCCACCGTGGACGTCCCTGACCACGCCCACTACATCATCGGCTCTGTTATCCTGTTGGTCGGGGTGACGGGCATGCTGGGGAACGCTCTGGTCATCTATGTGTTCTGCTGCAGCCGGACACTGCGGTCGCCTAGCAACCTGCTGGTGGTCAACCTGGCAGTTGCCGACTTCCTGATGTCTCTGACTCAGTCTCCGGTGTTCTTCGTGGCCAGCCTGCACCGCCGCTGGGTGTTTGGAGAGCTGGCCTGTGAGCTCTACGCCTTCTGCGGCGCTCTGTTCGGCATCGCGTCCATGATGACGCTGACGGCCATCGCGGCGGACCGCTGCCTCGCCATCACACGGCCACTGGCGCTGCTGGGCGGGGCAAGTCGGCGGcgggtgctggtggtggtggcggGGGTGTGGCTGTACTCACTGGGCTGGAGTCTGCCGCCATTCTTCGGGTGGAGCGCCTACGTCCCTGAAGGCTTGCAGACGTCCTGCAGCTGGGACTACATGAGCTTTACGGCCGCTGTGCGCGCCTACACAGTCTTGCTGTTTACCTTCGTCTTCTTCCTGCCACTCGCCGTCATCGCCGGCTGTTACCTGGCCATCTTCCGGGCGGTGCAGCGAGCGAGCCGAGAGGTGGAGCGGCTGAGCGGTGGAGAGACCAACAGGGCATATCAGCGTCTGCGAGGCGAGTGGCGGCTGGCCAAAGTGGCTCTAGGAGTCATTCTCCTGTTCGTGGTGTCCTGGTCGCCGTATTCTGCTGTGGCTCTGACCGCCACCGCCGGCTACGCCCACCTGCTGACTCCATACATGAACTCTGTTCCTGCCGTCATCGCCAAGGCCTCCGCCATCCACAACCCTATCATCTACGCCATCACGCACCCCAAGTATCGCGCTGCCATCGGCCGCCACGTGCCGCTGCTGCGCGTCGTGTTGCAGCTGCAGGAGAAGGACCTGCGCTCGTCCCTCAGCTCCAGCGCTGCGTCGTCTCGCCGTACGACACTCAGCGGCTCACCGGGGGTCCGCCTCGCCTCTGTCCGGACCGACGGCCGCTGGGGGAGGAGCCGACTGTCCTCGGCATCCGACAGCGAGTCCTGCTGGACAGAGAGCGAAGCTGACGGGTCCAGTGCCGGATCAGCCACCTTCAGCCGGCAGCCGTCCGCTGACGTCAGTTCTGAGCCAACAAGCTCCGCCCCTTCCTCCCAGCAGCCTGATGGAGGCGCCATGACGGAGACTAAAGCTCTGCTGCTCCCTCTCTGACAACTGCTGCTCACCTGGCCCCGCCCCCATCACATGACCCGCTCTCATGCACGTGGCCCCGCCCCCTACCGCTGCAGcactaaagaagaagaaagaagcatTTGATTGGATGGAGAGAAAACAGCTGGTGATGACATCAGTGCTGATCCTGAACACGAAGCTGGAGCTCAGACCCTCTTTAGAGTTACTGATTGATTATTGGCACgaatcagcatcaacagcagctgATTTATGAAACAGAGATGAAGACTGATCGATgtattgattaattgatttctttctttttgttaatGAAGTTCAGaacaaactttgtttttctccttctgATGTTTGAAGTAAAGTTTTTTCAGTTAGGATTAAATACTGATGGACTTATTAGCAGGTATTTATAATTTATTGATAATCTATTGATGAGTTTGTGATTATTGATGAGTTTCTGATTTATTGATAATTTGTGATTACTGACCAGCCTGCAGCTCATGTGAATGTTGATTAATGATCCTCTCATCTCGTTTCCCGGTGAACGAGTCCTGAGAGTCGGACTGATCGAAACCTGATCGAACGTATTGAtcggtgtctgtgtgtgggctGAGctctgctgccccctgctgctCACATTTATCCCCCTGCAGCTTTAATCTCAGCCATACGTTGTTCATGTGAAGCAGCTGTGAATAAAGTTTGAGTGGATTGAACGAGGTCCGTTAATCTGTCAGATTAGCTCGGTGGCTAATCCAGTCAACATGTCGGACAAAAGGAGCTCCACGCTGCTCACAGGTACGTCCACCTTCTGCTGGAATAAAGTTCAGCTTTAACTCAGACAGAAACGTTCTGTCCCTTTCTTCTGCTCTCAGCTCACTGAAGGTTCTTGCAGATTCAAGTTCTGTTTCCTGTGGATTTGCTGACTTCAGATCTGCTGGATTAAGCTTCAgtctgctgcctcctgctgctTATTGAACCTCATCTAACTGATGAGGAGATCTGAGGTCAGCCAGCTCCACAGAAAACTCTCCTCTGTAACAGCTTCTCCCAGAgctttcagcagcagcacatggtcttcttcagctgcctgaacctccacagcagcagagtaAGCAGCCACTGTGTCAGGAGGTCCATAGTTTATTATCAGAGAGCAGAAACATCAGCAAAGACCAGGAGGAACCTGAAGAAGAACCAGGAAACAGCAGCCTcactgtccgtctgtctgtttgtttgtttactccagtgctgctgtttgtgtcgGTGTCGGCCTTCGTGGAGGAGCTCGATGACTCGTGAGTAAAAGTGATTCAGTCCAAAGTTCAGATCAGACAGAAGATCAAAAACAGTAATCAATGTGATCGATCGGTTTCAGCTTCATGGAGAGAAAAGGAGCCGAAGACATCTGGCTCATCAAGGTACTGTGTACTGTTTACTGTGTGTACTGtgtattgtgtgttactgtgtgtactGTGTACTGTGTACTGCGTTCACCCCTCTGTTCCGTGTCTCGCTGCAGTTCTATGCCCCCTGGTGTACGTTCTGTAAACAGCTGGATCCCGTGTGGCACCAGATCGGATCAGAACTCAGGAGTCTCGGGTCTCCGGTCCAAGTCGGCAAATCAGATGCCACTGCCAGCCCCGGTCAGTGCCTGCCAGGCAATCAGAGCAGACCTGACATCAGACCTCTGAGGGTTGCTGCTCATGTTGTTTCTCTTCACAGGTTTGGCCAAAGAGTTCCGGGTCAGAGGTTACCCGGCCATATTCATGTATGTGCCACAGTGACATCACAGGAAGTATCTGACTTCACTTTTAGAAATGttgtgttacagtttattctgtaggtGTTACGGTTTTTCTGTAGGTGTTACGGTTTATTctgtaggtgttacagtttTTTCTACAGGTGTTACAGTTTTTCTACAGGTATAGTTTTTTCTACAGGTGTTACAGTTCATTCTATAGGTGTTACAATTTATTCTGTAAGTGTTAGTTTATTGTacaggtgttacagtttattctacaggtgttacagtttattctgtaggtGTTAGAGTTTATTCTATAGGTGTTCCAGTTTATTCTGTAGgtgttacattttattttgtaggtgttacagtttattctacaggtgttacagtttattctgtgggtgtttcagttttctgtaggtgttacagtttattgtacaggtgttacagtttattctataggtgttacagtttactctgtaggtgttacagtttttcctgtaggtgttacagtttattctataggtgttacagtttattctacaggtgttacagtttatctacaggtgttacagtttattctacaggagttacagtttattctgtaggtCTTACAGCTTATTCTataggtgttacagtttattctacaGGAGTTACAGTTTTTTctgtaggtgttacagtttattctataGGTGTTATAATTTATTctgtaggtgttacagtttattctacaggtgttacagtttattgtAAAGGTGTTACAATTTATTctgtaggtgttacagtttattctgtaggtGTTACAATTTATTCTACAGGTGTTAGTTTATTCTataggtgttacagtttattctgtaggtgttacagtttattctataGGTGCTACAGTTTACTATGTAGGTGTTACAGTTTTTCctgtaggtgttacagtttattctataGGTGTTACAATTTATTCTATCAGTGTTACAGTTTGTTctgtaggtgttacagtttattctataGGTGTTACAATTTATTctgtaggtgttacagtttattctgtaggtgttacagtttattctataggtgttacagtttattctgtggGTCTTACAGTTTTTCctgtaggtgttacagtttactctgtaggtgttacagtttattctataGGTGTTACAATTTATTCTttaggtgttacagtttattctataGGTGTTACAATTTATTctgtaggtgttacagtttattctataggtattacagtttattctataggtgttacagtttattctgtaggggttacagtttattctataggtgttacagtttattctgtaggggttacagtttattctacaGGTGTTACAGAATATACAGATGTTCTAACAGCTGTTTTTGGTCACCAGGTTAAAGAAAGAAGTCAATATAATTACCTAGGACCAAGAACAAAAGATGAATCATGGACTTTGCTAATCGAGTCGCAGGGTGAGTCCAGACAGCTGACATTCAATTCTGCAATACCACTGAACAGAACATCACAGATGTCACAGTGATGTTACAGTGATGTCACAGTCAGTGTTTGTCGTGTCATTCAGGCCGCTGGTTCGATCTCTGACCAGTCTGCAGCTCTTCCAACACGCCATGAGCCGCCATGATGTCATGTTCGTTTACGTCGGCGCCACGTCACAGCTGAAggtacacgcacacacacacgcacacgcacgcacacacacacacacacatgtttgtttttctatacctaTACCTatacttaccattgactcccattcatatctaactcctaacccttaccctaaccctaaccttaaccatcaccaaatcaatgcctaaccctaaacaaacgtttctacacttttacattttttattaacaacaatatggccaagaaaacggtgttgccacccgtggggacctcattttaggtccccaccgtaagacaagtcccaccttatagcaaatagtcaggtcaaagtccccaccggaatagcagaaacaagtacacacacacacacacacacacacacacacacacacacacatacacactgaccTGTGGTGTGTTTTCAGACAAACTAcacatcagcagcagaaaactctgatcattggAACCTACTTCTTCTCTGCCACCAGAGACGTTCTACCCAAGTCTGAGAACATCAGCGTGTTTCAGATTGTAGTTTGTGTTTCaagctgtagtttgtgtgtttcaggttgTAGTTTCTGTGTTTCAAGCTGTAGTCTGTGTTCAGGCGGTGTGTCTGGCGTCTCTGCCGGCTGTGGTGGTTTTAAAGACGGGACCTACTTCACGTACAGCGGTGAGACTATTGACTGTTTTAATTCGGAGcttgtttccatggaaacagacTGTGGACAGCAGGGGGCGATAACCCACTGGAGTTTGTCATTGAAATTGAACATGTGCTGATGTAGTGGAGGTGTTACCTGTAGCCGATGACATCACCTCATCATCCTCTCTGATTGGTTGGGTTCTGTGGTTTCAGAGGAACGTCACGTGACCTGATGGCATGGATCAACAGAGAACGGTTCCCAACCTACAGTCAGATCGACAGCTACACTCTGTACGCCATGGGAGACTCAGGTAATGCTATGATATCATCCCCACAGGTAGCCCTGAGTGGGACACACCTGTTTCTGCAGATTTGTGTCCAACTggaaccagacagaaccagaaacagaaccagatccagaacagacagaaccacaaccagaaccaggagcagagcCAGAACCAGGACTCTCACCACCTGATGAGACTAAATGTTCAGTCTAATGGAGGAAAACTGGTCTGACCTAAATGAGTCTCTGATGACTCTGAGGCTGCTGATTGGATCAGGTGACGTGACTCCGCCTCTCTCCTGCAGGTAAACTGGTGTTGCTGGCACTGGTGGAGCAGAAACACCTGTGGACCAAAGCCTGAGGTAACCCTCACCTGTCAgtcatcatccattcatcagcTCATTGGGTTCATTCGTTCATCATGCTGGCTGTTACCAATCTACTTGTCCACCTGTCCTTCTGTCTACCTGTCCTTCTGTCCACCTGTCTACCTGTCCTTCTGTCTACCTGCCCAGTGTAAGAGTCTGGTGGAGGAAGTGGCTGCAGAGCACAGAGACCACCTACCGCAGGTCAGATATTTACCACAATATCTGCTGAGAGCAAGATCCAAGAATACAATCTGAAGATaactgtctgtctacctgtccacctgtcctgTCTACCCTGTCCTGTCTACCTGTCTACCGTCCTTCTGTCTACCTGTCCACCTGCCCTGTTTACAGCAGCTTCTACTTCGGCTTTATGGAGGACAGCAGCTACATTAACGGTCTGGTGATGGGGTGAGTTTGTCTGTTTAGTTTCTCACCAGCGTCTCTGATTGGATGTCACTGATTGATGTCTCTGATTGGACCTCTCTGATTGACACCTGTGAGTCACTACGTTCCTCTCATCATCAGTGACATCATTCTGCCATCCTTCATCATAGTCAACTTGTCCAATGATGGCTACTTCCTGCCGCCGGGCGGCGTGGAGACGAAGCAACAACTGCTGGACTTCATGGACGGAGTCTGGACGGGAGCGTGGAGGTGAGACAGACTCCAAACTGGAGACCAGACacctgtctgtcagtctgtctgtctgtgtctctgatCGTCCGTCTGCTTGTGTCTCAGATTCAGGGAGGAAACGGCGTCACTCAGCGGATCAGACGCTTCGTCTATGACACCAAAGTTACGCTGACAGTGAGTGATGTCATCAGTCcactatctgtctgtctgtctgtctgtcttaactgtctgactgtctgtctaaccatctgtctgtcttctgTCCGTCCAGTCGATCTTTACCAAGGCTCCTCTGTTGGCTGCTTCCTGTTCGGCCTCCCTCTGTCCATTGGAGTCGGTCTGTGCCATCTCTGCTGTAAGGCCCGGAACTTGTgcggatgatgatgatgatgacgatgatgacgtGGCGCTGATCGCAACGTCGTCACAGCGACGCAAAAAGTCAGGCAACAAGAAGTCGGACTGAAGACAGATCGGACTTTGTTCCAGAACCAGagattttaaacatgtttattgttttttagtTGGGTTTGAATCGATTGAATTTACAAGAATTCATCAAAGAATCATTAAATCTGGTTGTGAATCAGCAGCTCACTGTCAGGTAACTCTGCTGCAGCCTGTAGCATCACAAATAAAGACGTGCAGAAACTCTGCGTCCCTGCTGTTCTATCCGTCTTGTAGAACCGTCTTGATGtttctcattattattattaattctaTAGGAGGGAAAAACGTTCTGGATCATTGGTATTACTTTAAAACAATCACAGTATCGAAGGTGGGTTAAGCACACAGCAAAGGTGTCAAAAACCGCAAAGGTGAATTCTGGTGGTGGGGGTTTACAAGCAGGGAGACgagaacttttactgaaatgGATCATTTacagaaagaaccaatcagggTTGCCCTACCACACAAGCCAGCTCACAGGCTAACTGTTGGGCTAACTATCAGGCTAACTGTAAAGCTAAATGTCAGGCAGACAGCAGCTTTTCTGTCTGGTGTAGTTTCTGGTTTAGTCTCTGGTTTAGTTTCCTGCAGCTTTGTCCTGACTTTAGTTGGTTAACATCAGAATTAGGACAGCAGATCCATGTGGTTCTGTCACCTGTATAAAACTACTTACCTGTATAAAACTACTCACCTGTGTGACCTGGAGCTGATTTATCATGGACTGACTTCATTCtagtctgctgctgatctccAATCAACACTTTCCTTGGTGTCTGTAAGAACAGCACTGAACAAATCAACACAATCAGCTGGATTCTCCATCAGAAGCTATTAgagcacatttaaaatgacacaggGGGTCAGTGGACAATGAGAATAATAATACAGTATGATTTATTATGTATAATTATCGGGCAGCTTTTACATTTATGGTCCGTTATATTTCTGACTCCTCTGTGGAAGCGCAGTGGCCGATGCTGCCTGTAGGGGGCAGGTGCTGCGCCCTACAGTGTCCggtctgaagaagaagagcGGGCGCTGCTAACAGCTAACGGCTAACAGCAGTGTGATAACGGGACCGTCCTGTCAGGAGCGGACTCAAAGACTACTGGCGGACCGACACCGGACCGACACCGAACTTCCTCTCATGTCGCTCTGAGCTGAAGAAGCTTCTGGAAGCTGTTCGTGAACGCGCACGGTCTCCATGGCTACGGAGGAGCTGTATGAGGTGCGACctgatgctaacatgctaacagtgGCTAGCGGCTGAGAGTTGGTTAAG includes these proteins:
- the opn4.1 gene encoding melanopsin-like; the encoded protein is MSLVHASRTPSLCSLGGNCSADGLHIRTSQPVHLLIHPPTHSSYLQPHLFPTVDVPDHAHYIIGSVILLVGVTGMLGNALVIYVFCCSRTLRSPSNLLVVNLAVADFLMSLTQSPVFFVASLHRRWVFGELACELYAFCGALFGIASMMTLTAIAADRCLAITRPLALLGGASRRRVLVVVAGVWLYSLGWSLPPFFGWSAYVPEGLQTSCSWDYMSFTAAVRAYTVLLFTFVFFLPLAVIAGCYLAIFRAVQRASREVERLSGGETNRAYQRLRGEWRLAKVALGVILLFVVSWSPYSAVALTATAGYAHLLTPYMNSVPAVIAKASAIHNPIIYAITHPKYRAAIGRHVPLLRVVLQLQEKDLRSSLSSSAASSRRTTLSGSPGVRLASVRTDGRWGRSRLSSASDSESCWTESEADGSSAGSATFSRQPSADVSSEPTSSAPSSQQPDGGAMTETKALLLPL